Proteins co-encoded in one Euleptes europaea isolate rEulEur1 chromosome 1, rEulEur1.hap1, whole genome shotgun sequence genomic window:
- the LOC130479056 gene encoding zinc finger protein 883-like, with protein sequence MAARHVSPGRQQGFNGSQRELVRLSRIPRWELFLPNHPPAQALPNWANQFSLPRAGLGLAYMGHCLTAWVILRAARLQVFPSPELGLGVSADGSHVCGQARGGSGGGDQQRQRAYGKVFQLWPALSPPALPICSGWGPWVCQPEATAASIAPSPFLYFWDTEGWRSCPVVFKEEALYFNEEESSLLNPVHTALRREVKLEDCGNVASLADGQTSEDCRVPRGVSLERIKKEGEEEALENREESRGQEESQAQNWNIKSIVGHSDDVQADGTSAQQDNHKGERKNECPMCGKTFSSKSNLNAHCKIHSVEKQYKCPECDKSFSDSKSLTLHQRIHTGEKPYTCLECGKSFSRRTTLTTHQRIHRGEKPYKCMECGKSFSDSTSLSSHQRIHTGEKPFHCLECGKNFAYNASLSKHQRIHTGEKPYQCLECGKSFSDSTSLSSHQIIHTGENPYKCSECGKSFSESTKLTFHQRTHAGEKQYNCLECGKSFAYSANLSRHKRIHKGEKPYKCQECGKSFRDNASLQSHQRIHTGEKPYKCSECGKNFNQSSHLTIHKRIHSGDKPYKCLECGKSFSNTTHLRSHERIHTEEKPYHCSECGKRFRYSTALTSHQRTHTGEKPYKCLKCGKSFHHTTDLNSHQRIHTGEKPFHCLDCGKRFRWNRAFTSHQKIHMGEKLYKCLECGKSFRWSAHFTAHQKMHIVKTPENV encoded by the exons ATGGCGGCGAGGCATGTCAGCCCTGGGCGGCAGCAGGGGTTCAATGGCAGCCAGAGGGAGCTTGTGCGGCTGAGCCGGATCCCGCGGTGGGAACTTTTCCTGCCCAACCATCCCCCTGCCCAGGCTCTCCCTAACTGGGCCAACCAGTTTTCCCTACCGAGGGCGGGGCTTGGCCTGGCATATATGGGGCACTGCCTCACCGCCTGGGTCATTCTTAGGGCTGCCAGactccag gtgtttcccagcccggagctcgGCTTGGGGGTCTCTGCGGACGGCAGCCACGTGTGCGGTCAGGCCCGGGGCGGCAGCGGTGGAGGGGACCAGCAGCGCCAGAGAGCCTATGGGAAGGTCTTCCAGCTGTGGCCAGCCCTTTCTCCGCCGGCCCTTCCTATCTGCAGCGGCTGGGGCCCATGGG TTTGCCAGCCTGAAGCCACAGCTGCCAGCATcgccccttccccttttctatATTTTTGGGACACAGAGGGGTGGCGGTCG TGCCCAGTGGTCTTCAAGGAGGAAGCTCTGTATTTCAACGAGGAAGAATCGTCTTTGCTGAATCCTGTCCACACAGCTCTGCGCAGGGAAGTCAAGCTGGAGGATTGTGggaatgtggcctctctgg CTGATGGACAAACCAGTGAAGACTGCAGAGTACCTCGTGGAGTTTCATTGGAAAGAATCaagaaagaaggagaggaagaggcacTTGAGAATCGAGAGGAATCAAGGGGGCAGGAGGAAAGCCAAGCCCAAAACTGGAATATTAAATCCATTGTTGGCCACAGTGATGATGTCCAAGCAGATGGGACCTCAGCCCAACAGGACAACcataagggagagagaaagaatgagtGCCCCATGTGTGGGAAAACATTTAGTTCTAAATCAAACCTGAATGCACATTGCAAAATCCACAGTGTAGAGAAACAATATAAATGTCCAGAATGTGATAAGAGCTTCAGTGATAGCAAAAGTCTTACtttgcatcaaagaatccacacaggagagaagccctatacatgtttggaatgtggaaagagcttcagccGGCGCACCACCCTTactacacatcaaagaatccacagggGCGAGAAACCGTacaaatgcatggagtgtggaaaaagcttcagtgataGCACCAGCCTTAGCtcccatcagagaatccacacaggtgaAAAACCATTTCActgtctggagtgtggaaaaaactTTGCTTATAATGCAAGCCTTTCTAAgcaccaaagaattcacacaggagagaaaccttatcagtgcttggagtgtggaaaaagctttagCGATAGCACAAGCCTTAGCTCCCATCAAataattcacacaggagagaacccatataaatgctctgagtgtgggaaaagcttcagtgagAGCACAAAGTTGACTTTCCATCAAAGAACACATGCTGGGGAAAAACAGTACAACtgtttggagtgtgggaagagctttgctTATAGTGCAAATCTGAGTAgacataaaagaatccacaaaggggagaaaccatataaatgccaggagtgtggaaagagtttccgTGATAATGCAAGCCTTCAGTCGCATCAAAGAATCCatacaggtgagaaaccatataaatgttcagagtgtggaaagaacttcaacCAGAGCTCACATCTGACTATACATAAGAGAATTCATTCAGGCGacaagccatataaatgcctggaatgtggaaagagtttcagtaaTACCACACACCTCAGATCCCATGAGAGAATCCACACAGAAGAGAAACCGTATCATTGTTCAGAATGTGGAAAGCGCTTCAGGTACAGcacagcccttacttcacatcaaagaactcacactggggagaaaccatataaatgcttaaagtgtgggaaaagcttccacCATACTACAGATCTTaattcccatcaaagaatccacacaggggagaagccattccattgcttggattgtggaaagcgCTTCAGGTGGAACAGAGCCTTTACCTCGCATCAGAAAATCCATATGGGAGAGAAActgtataaatgcttggaatgtggaaagagcttcaggtGGAGTGCTCACTTTACTGCCCATCAGAAAATGCACATAGTGAAGACACCAGAAAATGTGTAA